In a genomic window of Melanotaenia boesemani isolate fMelBoe1 chromosome 1, fMelBoe1.pri, whole genome shotgun sequence:
- the LOC121628153 gene encoding mortality factor 4-like protein 1: MAPKQDPKPKFQEGERVLCFHGPLLYEAKCVKINIKDKQIKYFIHYSGWNKNWDEWVPESRVLKYVDSNLAKQRELQKANQDHYVEGKMRGLAPSKKIAAVQQKNVDLKVKKAKQKTPGPGEGTSSGEMPQGPRKKRARVDPTVESEEMFTNRVEVKVKIPEELKPWLVDDWDLITRQKQLFHLPAKKNVEMVLEEYANYKKSKGNSDNKEYAVNEVVAGIREYFNVMLGTQLLYKFERPQYAEILAEHPDLPMSQVYGAPHLLRLFVRIGAMLAYTLLDEKSLALLLSYLQDFLKYLVKNSATLFSATDYEVAPPEYHRKAV; this comes from the exons ATGGCGCCAAAACAGGACCCTAAACCTAAATTTCAAGAAG GTGAAAGAGTCCTGTGCTTTCATGGGCCACTGCTCTATGAAGCAAAG tGTGTCAAGATCAACATTAAGGATAAGCAAATTAAATACTTCATTCACTACAGCGGATGGAACAAAAA CTGGGATGAATGGGTTCCTGAAAGCAGAGTTCTTAAATATGTGGACAGCAACCTTGCAAAACAACGAGAGCTTCAAAAGGCCAATCA GGATCACTATGTTGAGGGAAAGATGAGGGGTTTAGCACCAAGCAAGAAGATTGCTGCTGTGCAGCAAAAAAATGTGGATCT gaaagttaaaaaggcaaaacagaAGA CCCCAGGGCCGGGTGAAGGCACCAGCAGTGGGGAAATGCCCCAGGGACCGCGGAAGAAGAGGGCTCGGGTTGATCCCACTGTGGAGAGT GAGGAGATGTTTACCAACCGTGTGGAGGTTAAAGTTAAAATCCCTGAGGAGTTAAAACCCTGGCTGGTGGATGACTGGGACCTCATCACACGACAGAAACAG TTATTTCATCTGCCTGCCAAGAAGAATGTTGAAATGGTTTTGGAGGAATATGCAAACTACAAGAAATCAAAAGGAAACTCTGACAACAA GGAGTATGCAGTAAATGAAGTGGTTGCAGGGATTCGGGAGTACTTCAATGTCATGCTGGGCACTCAGCTTCTTTATAAGTTTGAGAGGCCACAGTATGCGGAGATCCTGGCTGAACACCCGGACTTGCCAATGTCTCAGGTGTATGGAGCTCCACACCTGCTGCGTCTATTTG TTCGCATCGGAGCCATGCTGGCTTACACTTTACTTGATGAGAAAAGTCTGGCTTTGCTGCTCAGTTACCTCCAAGATTTCCTCAA ATACCTGGTAAAGAATTCTGCCACCCTCTTCAGTGCCACTGACTACGAGGTCGCACCCCCAGAGTACCACCGCAAAGCTGTTTGA
- the LOC121628071 gene encoding relaxin-3 receptor 1, with amino-acid sequence MSEDNESVFLNRSLTQLDLFSNLEDIDVTADGSPILRFLICLVYSVVCAVGLVGNLLVLFFIRVKQERRKSRVNFFVLNLAVTDLQFVLTLPFWAVDTVLDFSWPFGDAMCKIVLSVTVMNMYASVFFLTAMSVTRYWSVASALKNRTLQRSCSAKWICATIWTLATVATAPTSIFSTVSNVTGEKLCLMRFPGGQYWLAVYHIQKIIVGFVLPMSIVSISYLMLLRFIRKRSMKTSNPKRRSQVTKSITIIMLSFFFCWMPNHAITLWSVLVKMNVANWDKAYYIVHTYVFPLTVCLAHTNSCLNPIIYCLMRKEFRDKLRGFVHRG; translated from the coding sequence ATGAGTGAAGACAATGAGAGCGTTTTTTTGAATAGGTCACTGACTCAGCTGGACCTCTTCAGCAATCTGGAGGACATCGACGTGACAGCTGATGGGAGCCCGATACTCAGATTCCTCATCTGCCTCGTCTATTCTGTCGTATGCGCTGTGGGTCTGGTTGGCAATTTGTTGGTCCTCTTCTTTATCAGGGTCAAGCAAGAGAGGAGgaagtccagagtgaacttctttGTGCTTAACTTGGCAGTGACAGACCTGCAGTTTGTGCTCACTCTGCCCTTCTGGGCCGTGGACACCGTGCTGGACTTCAGCTGGCCTTTTGGAGACGCGATGTGCAAAATCGTCCTCTCTGTCACGGTAATGAACATGTACGCCAGTGTGTTTTTCCTCACTGCCATGAGCGTGACCCGCTACTGGTCAGTCGCCTCAGCTCTGAAGAACAGGACCTTGCAGAGGTCGTGTTCCGCCAAATGGATTTGCGCAACTATTTGGACTTTGGCGACTGTGGCGACAGCGCCGACGTCGATTTTCTCAACTGTCAGCAACGTGACAGGTGAAAAActctgtctgatgaggtttccaGGAGGACAATACTGGTTAGCGGTTTATcacatacagaaaataattgTAGGCTTTGTGTTGCCGATGTCCATTGTGTCTATCAGCTACTTAATGCTCCTGCGTTTCATCCGCAAACGGAGTATGAAAACAAGCAACCCCAAACGGAGATCCCAAGTCACGAAATCTATTACCATCATCATgttatcctttttcttttgctggatGCCAAACCATGCCATCACTTTGTGGAGTGTGTTGGTCAAAATGAACGTTGCTAACTGGGACAAAGCGTACTACATTGTCCACACATACGTGTTTCCTCTGACCGTGTGTCTGGCGCACACTAACAGCTGCCTGAACCCGATCATTTACTGCCTCATGAGGAAGGAGTTTAGGGACAAATTGCGAGGTTTTGTGCATAGAGGATAG